AGGTGTTCGGTCAGTGGTGTGTGTGCTTCTCTTGGTTCGCTTGGCTAAGGCTGCGCCCGCGGTCAGCGTCCATTCAATTCACCGGTGCTCAGTGGTCAGCCGTAGACCGGTGCATACCCAGTCCGCTCAGCCGACGCGTTGTCCGTCGGTTCGAGCCGAGTCCTGGAGCCGCGAAATGACGGATACGCGAAGCGGTGCCAACCGACGGATTGAGGCAACGCACCCTGAActttgtttggatactaattagaagtattaaatatactctaattataaaactaattgcacagatagagtctaattcgcgagatgaatctattaaacctaattagtccatgatttgataatgtggtgctacagtaaccatttactaatgatggattaattaggctcaatagattcatctcgtgaattagtataggggttctgcatttagttttataattagctcatatttagtcctcctaattagcgtccgaacatccgatgtgaccgtCCTattttagtacctcgtatccaaaccaCCCCTGAAGCGGTTTCCACGCGTGACACCGAACGGACTGGGTATGCACCGGATGCGTTTTGCATCCAGTCCGCACCCCAATTTTCTTCCGTAGACCGGTAGGCGATAGCTAGTAAGCGCGTGACGCCATTCCTTGCGCTCGATCGGCTGTTGACATGGTCGCACGCATGGAGCGAGAGGGAGCCGGTTGCTCTGCAGTAACTGCACACATACTTCGCCGCTGCTAGTAGTTAGCCGGTGGCCTTTAAGTTTTACCTAGCGGACGGATGGGCGCTCTGGCatttcctcctctctcttgaCTCTAGCCAAGTCTCCATGCCTTCGTCACGGCCGCGTCGAAGCTGTTGTGGACGCAGCACACGGCATGCATGTACCTATGACACGCTTGTGCAGGGCTTCTAATAAGCCAGGGTTTGTTGGATGAGTTTTTTTTATATGGTTCATTAGAAGGGGTAACCAAGGTTTATTGGATGAGTTTCTTATGGTTCATAAAAAGGTATCAAGGTTTTGTTGGATGAGTATTTTTTTATGGTTGTTCATGCATTCATACGAAGGTACCAAGAAGTACTAAATTAAAATTATAATGTGGGATTTGGTACATAATTTTTGGTACTTGCGTTAATATATAAATTTTAGTTCGTCTCAAGATGGGATGATgggaaaagtttttttttccaacgcAAAATACTCCTAATTGGTCGTGTACTTCTTAGTGGTCCAACGAACGTGCACTGCAACACAGTTTCAAACATATAGCCCCGTTTGGATAcctcgtgctaaagtttagcacatgtcacatcagatgtttggatactaggagtattaaacatagactaattaaaaaaattaattgcacggatggagtctaattcgcgagacgaatatattaaacctaattagtccatgatttgacaatatggtgctacaataaccatttgctaatgatggattaattaggtttaatagattcatctcacgaattagcatagggttctgcaattagttttataattagctcatgtttagtcctcctaattagcatccgaatccGATTTGACTCTTGCTGATGTAGCTATCTTGGAAACGTTGAAATAAAATCCTCCACTATTGGCCTAACGTCAAGGTCAGATGCGAACTGCCAAGATAGTTTCAAACATAGTTTCATTTACTCTTGCTAATGTGGCTATCTTGAAAACattgaggccttgtttagttccccctttcccaactttggcactatgcaaaaagaagattcctcatcatatcaaacttgcggtacatgcatggagtactaaatatagacgaaatcaaaaactaattgcacagttttgttgtactttgcgagatgaatcttttgagcctaattagtcaatatttggacaataattcacaaatacaaacgaaatactacagttgcgcatttatggcaaaatgcaaactttgccactcccaatttgggaactaaacaaggcctgaaaTGAGATTCTTcactgaggccttgtttagttgcccaaagttcggaggtgcaaaattactgttatagcactgtagcacactgtagcgtttcgtttgtatNNNNNNNNNNNNNNNNNNNNNNNNNNNNNNNNNNNNNNNNNNNNNNNNNNNNNNNNNNNNNNNNNNNNNNNNNNNNNNNNNNNNNNNNNNNNNNNNNNNNNNNNNNNNNNNNNNNNNNNNNNNNNNNNNNNNNNNNNNNNNNNNNNNNNNNNNNNNNNNNNNNNNNNNNNNNNNNNNNNNNNNNNNNNNNNNNNNNNNNNNNNNNNNNNNNNNNNNNNNNNNNNNNNNNNNNNNNNNNNNNNNNNNNNNNNNNNNNNNNNNNNNNNNNNNNNNNNNNNNNNNNNNNNNNNNNNNNNNNNNNNNNNNNNNNNNNNNNNNNNNNNNNNNNNNNNNNNNNNNNNNNNNNNNNNNNNNNNNNNNNNNNNNNNNNNNNNNNNNNNNNNNNNNNNNNNNNNNNNNNNNNNNNNNNNNNNNNNNNNNNNNNNNNNNNNNNNNNNNNNNNNNNNNNNNNNNNNNNNNNNNNNNNNNNNNNNNNNNNNNNNNNNNNNNNNNNNNNNNNNNNNNNNNNNNNNNNNNNNNNNNNNNNNNNNNNNNNNNNNNNNNNNNNNNNNNNNNNNNNNNNNNNNNNNNNNNNNNNNNNNNNNNNNNNNNNNNNNNNNNNNNNNNNNNNNNNNNNNNNNNNNNNNNNNNNNNNNNNNNNNNNNNNNNNNNNNNNNNNNNNNNNNNNNNNNNNNNNNNNNNNNNNNNNNNNNNNNNNNNNNNNNNNNNNNNNNNNNNNNNNNNNNNNNNNNNNNNNNNNNNNNNNNNNNNNNNNNNNNNNNNNNNNNNNNNNNNNNNNNNNNNNNNNNNNNNNNNNNNNNNNNNNNNNNNNNNNNNNNNNNNNNNNNNNNNNNNNNNNNNNNNNNNNNNNNNNNNNNNNNNNNNNNNNNNNNNNNNNNNNNNNNNNNNNNNNNNNNNNNNNNNNNNNNNNNNNNNNNNNNNNNNNNNNNNNNNNNNNNNNNNNNNNNNNNNNNNNNNNNNNNNNNNNNNNNNNNNNNNNNNNNNNNNNNNNNNNNNNNNNNNNNNNNNNNNNNNNNNNNNNNNNNNNNNNNNNNNNNNNNNNNNNNNNNNNNNNNNNNNNNNNNNNNNNNNNNNNNNNNNNNNNNNNNNNNNNNNNNNNNNNNNNNNNNNNNNNNNNNNNNNNNNNNNNNNNNNNNNNNNNNNNNNNNNNNNNNNNNNNNNNNNNNNNNNNNNNNNNNNNNNNNNNNNNNNNNNNNNNNNNNNNNNNNNNNNNNNNNNNNNNNNNNNNNNNNNNNNNNNNNNNNNNNNNNNNNNNNNNNNNNNNNNNNNNNNNNNNNNNNNNNNNNNNNNNNNNNNNNNNNNNNNNNNNNNNNNNNNNNNNNNNNNNNNNNNNNNNNNNNNNNNNNNNNNNNNNNNNNNNNNNNNNNNNNNNNNNNNNNNNNNNNNNNNNNNNNNNNNNNNNNNNNNNNNNNNNNNNNNNNNNNNNNNNNNNNNNNNNNNNNNNNNNNNNNNNNNNNNNNNNNNNNNNNNNNNNNNNNNNNNNNNNNNNNNNNNNNNNNNNNNNNNNNNNNNNNNNNNNNNNNNNNNNNNNNNNNNNNNNNNNNNNNNNNNNNNNNNNNNNNNNNNNNNNNNNNNNNNNNNNNNNNNNNNNNNNNNNNNNNNNNNNNNNNNNNNNNNNNNNNNNNNNNNNNNNNNNNNNNNNNNNNNNNNNNNNNNNNNNNNNNNNNNNNNNNNNNNNNNNNNNNNNNNNNNNNNNNNNNNNNNNNNNNNNNNNNNNNNNNNNNNNNNNNNNNNNNNNNNNNNNNNNNNNNNNNNNNNNNNNNNNNNNNNNNNNNNNNNNNNNNNNNNNNNNNNNNNNNNNNNNNNNNNNNNNNNNNNNNNNNNNNNNNNNNNNNNNNNNNNNNNNNNNNNNNNNNNNNNNNNNNNNNNNNNNNNNNNNNNNNNNNNNNNNNNNNNNNNNNNNNNNNNNNNNNNNNNNNNNNNNNNNNNNNNNNNNNNNNNNNNNNNNNNNNNNNNNNNNNNNNNNNNNNNNNNNNNNNNNNNNNNNNNNNNNNNNNNNNNNNNNNNNNNNNNNNNNNNNNNNNNNNNNNNNNNNNNNNNNNNNNNNNNNNNNNNNNNNNNNNNNNNNNNNNNNNNNNNNNNNNNNNNNNNNNNNNNNNNNNNNNNNNNNNNNNNNNNNNNNNNNNNNNNNNNNNNNNNNNNNNNNNNNNNNNNNNNNNNNNNNNNNNNNNNNNNNNNNNNNNNNNNNNNNNNNNNNNNNNNNNNNNNNNNNNNNNNNNNNNNNNNNNNNNNNNNNNNNNNNNNNNNNNNNNNNNNNNNNNNNNNNNNNNNNNNNNNNNNNNNNNNNNNNNNNNNNNNNNNNNNNNNNNNNNNNNNNNNNNNNNNNNNNNNNNNNNNNNNNNNNNNNNNNNNNNNNNNNNNNNNNNNNNNNNNNNNNNNNNNNNNNNNNNNNNNNNNNNNNNNNNNNNNNNNNNNNNNNNNNNNNNNNNNNNNNNNAAAACTATATATTTggaaacactgtagcgtttcgtttgtatttgtgaattattgtccaaatattgactaattaggctcaaaagattcgtctcgcaaagtacaacaaaactgtgcaattagtttttgatttcgtctacatttagtactccatgcatgtaccgcaagtttgatgtgacggggaatcttctttttgcatagtgtcaaaattggggccttgtttagttgccaaagtttggaggtgtcaaattactgttacagcactataacacactgtagcgtttcgtttgtatttgtgaattattgtccaaacattgactaattaggctcaaaagattcgtctcgcaaagtacaacaaaactatgcaattagtttttaattttgtctacatttagtactccatgtatgtaccgcaagtttgatgtgatggagaatcttctttttgcatagtgctaaagttgggaatttagggtgaactaaacaagggccgGATGTTTTGAtggaactaaacatgacctgaGATTATTTCAAGGCCAGCTGCGAACTGCATGCCATAAAGCGAACTGCATGCCATTATTATACCCTTTGCTAACTTGGATTAAATGTGatggaatatatttttttaaacacGACGTACACGCTAGAAATTTTTATTCATGTGAAGATGGAAGCAACGTAAAGAGAATACAAACTCAAAAGTGCACTCGAAGGAAATTAAGCACAACACATCAAGGAAATTAAGCACAACACATCACTAGTTCACTACTTCGTCGATCACTCGTCTTTCTTGGCGAGCCCAGCGCCGAGCGGCATGAACTCGGCCACCTtcctggccgccggccgggccgcGAGCTCCTCCCACCACGCCCTGACGTGCGGGagcgcctccaccaccgcggcGTACTCGGTGCCCATGAAGTAGTGCATTATGGTGAAGTGGCTAAGGTCGGCGACGCTGAGGAAGTCGCCGGCGAGGTACCTGCTCTGGCTCAGCCGCGCCTCGTACACCTCCAGCACCTTCTTGAGCTTCCCGAGGTTCTCGTCGATGGCCGCCTGGTTGCGCGCGCGGCCGAGGAGCGGCGCAAAGACGCACTCGACcacgacgccgcccgccgccgggtgcagctggtgcgcctccacctccagccacaCGTCCACCATCGCCGAGTGCTCCAGGCTGCCGGCGCCCAGGAGCTCCGGCTTGTGCTTCCGGAACACGTGCCTTGCGATCGCTCGGGATTCTGCGAGCACAACCACATCCCGGATTGAGAAATTCTGATGAAATCGAAGCGAAATATCACACACCGATCGAGTAAGTTAGCTTACCGAAGAGCGTGAGGTCGCCGTCCTCAAGAACGGGCACCTGACCGAAAGGCTGCAGCAAGCACAAGATCATCAGTGGATGCATGTCAGTCGATGACTGATGAGTGAAAGAAAGTGATGGCTGTTTTGGGGGGACAAGCAGAAGGTACGGACGTTTCTGGCGAGGTGCTCCGGGCGGCGGTGGTCGCCGTCCGGGCGGCTCATGGGGACGAGCTCGTAGTCCACGCCGGCCTCCTCGAGCGCCAGCAGCGCGCGCGACACGAACGGCGAGATCGCCCACCCGTACACCTTGGGCCGCGCCATCGCTCGCTCTCTCGCGACTGCTAGCTTAGCTTCCTGTGCTTCCTGTGTGTGTGACAGAGACCCAACGCTGCAAGAGATATCAACGATGATACGAGTTGATGGAATTGGTTGCCCCTGCCTGCTGCTATTTATACAGGAGCAGGGGGGAGAAGAGGAGCGATGGCTGCTGCCTAGATCTCGCTGCTGCCTGCCGGTGCTCGGGGAAGAAGGTGCTAGAGGAAGCGGTGGATTGGTCGTGGGTCAACGAGGCCTTTTACTACACTTGTGACGTCGCTGCTTGCGTAAGCAGACTAGCTCGCGTCAGGGGTGATGGGCACTCTACCCTGGCACCCTGCACGTCGAGGTCACCGCCTCGCCATGAAGCAGACTAGCTCGCATCAGGGGTGATGGGCAATCCCGCATCCAAAATTCTGTAGAACAAATATTGGACAATGTTCAGCAAATATTCGTGAACCAATGATGGACAAAACTGCTTGCTACCTCCACCGACGAGCAAATGAAACCTAATATTGATCCTGATAGAAACAAAATTATATTGAGCAAGTCGGTACCTCTGTTTCAGGACATCTAGATGCTCCTCTGGCTTCCACCAGTCAATTCACCAACCTACCAAGGAAAATAATTTATGGTTAGGTAGAAATCATCGGCCACAAAGCTCACTTTCAAACTATATACAAAGCAGGCAAAGCAAAATATCCAGCATGTAGTTGCAAGCATACAGCTATTTCAGAAAATGTAAATATTGTTATCTTAATATAGTTATATGCAGTTTTAGTTCTTTGTAATTGGTGAAAAGGCGAAAAAAGAATCCAGAGATATCTAAATTCTAAAAGGCAGAAAGAAATAGTTATATTCTACTAAGAGCAGACATGAATCTGGCTGCTTATATCCATGCTGATTGAGGGTAGAATGGTGTGGGGCACTTCAGTGAACAATGGACAGCATCATAGACATTTCAACAATTCGATCTATACCTGTGGCGCAAGAACATCCATAGCAGAAACAGTCTTCTGATCATCATTGAGCCTCATATAAAATGCTTTTATTTCTTTGGGATAGTTATAAACAATAACTGGCTTCTTATATATCACCTCAGTCAAATACCTTCACAGAATACGTAGTTACAGTTAACCAATCAAAGAAGGTAAATCAGGTGAAGACCAGTAAGATCAACTGACAACTTGCACATACCTTTCATGCTCAGATGCTAAATCGATTCCCCATTCAACCTTGTTCTGTATTTTTCAGAATGTCCACAGCCATTGTGTATGAAATACGTTCAAAATGCGTTGAGGAAACAAGCTTCAGACGGTCAATTGCAGTTTGATTATGTCTACTGTTTCTCTCGTATTTTTTGCTAATGAAATCTATGTCTTCTTCACAATGATCGAGTAACCACTGGCAGAGGTATTGTACATATTTTTCTGCACAGTTCATATCATCCTGTGACACAATTTATACAAGTTTAACATTAGTTATGTCCACACAAAACCCCATGATCCAATTTGATAGGTGGCGAACCACAAAGTAATAAAGTTAGTCATCAAGAAGCAGCTCACCTGCAAGTTTGCAAATGCATTTTCTGGTTCAACCATCCAAAACTCTGCCAGATGTCTTGATGTATGTGAGTTCTCTGCCCGGAACGTTGGTCCAAAGGTATATACACTACTGAGAGCACAAGCATAAGTTTCAACCTGAAGCTGACCTGACACAGTCAGAAAAGCTTGACGCTTTAAGAAGTCATTCTCAAAAGCAATCCATCATCCTTGCCCGGGATTCCAGGTTTCAGCTTAGACCTCTCTTCCAGTCTTGAAACATTCTCTTTTGCACTTGTAAGCTCTAAAACAGCAGCAGATACCTCTTGGCTGCTAGCTCTTGCTGTTTTAAGCTGTGCAACTGCATCACCTTTCGCTTTGACAGTAAGCTTAGCAGCCTCAATGTCTGCTTTGGATGGAGCAGGATTCTCCTTCAGCTCCTTCTCCAGTTTCTCAGCCTGGTGGAAAAGAGTTGTGACTTGGAACATCTCACCAGCACCCTCACAATCGCTTGAGGTTATTATGGGTGTATGGACGTACAGAAAACCATTCTCATCGAAAAATCTGTGGGTTGCACAGGCTAGCTGATGCCTTATCCGGGCAACTGAGCTTATCTGCAAAATATTAGAACTAAAACCTTCATGCACTGTTTCTCACTCAAAATAAGAACTGGGACAACAGAAATAGTCAAAAAGCACATCACCGTAGTCAACTACAGCCAAAAAGGGGAGTTTTCATTTCATAATTCCAAAAAACACCTAGCAGTTACATCCCCAAGAAAATTCCCGTCcagatgccacaagcaagaaATTCTGATGGTACTATGGTAGAGCCTAAGTACACTAAATTGTTATGAATCACAACCGAGAAACCTCTACAGTGAAAGATAATCTGATCAGAGAATTCTTAATTGAAAGATgaattcttgaaaaaaaaaacgcaaAAAGGGCAGCGGCCTTTATACCGTGTTGGTGCGCGGACGGAGGTGGACGACGTCCCTAAGTGTGTCGAGCGCAATGTTGCCCTTAGGCAGCGGGTAGGTGGCTGGGTTGGTCTCCCCGAGTTCGATCACCCTGTCCACACGTAGCTCGATGTCCACCGTGGCCTTCTTGGACTCCTCGGGCGGCCGCCTGAGCTCACCCTCGACGAGCACCGAGGTGCCCGCGGCCGTGAGCCGCGCGAGCGGGTGCACGGCGGCCTGGACGATCACCTGCAGCGTGGCGAGGCACGACCCGTCGGTGACCTGGAGGAACGCGAACGTGCCGTGGCCCTGCTCGCGGCCCGTCCTGACCCAGCCGCCCAGACCACGCgctggccggcgagggcgccgcccgcggcgaggaTGTCGCGGATATGAGGGCGGAGATCGGTGGCTCCAGGTCGGCGGCGAGATCGACcatcggcggcgcggccggctcgGGGTCGGCCCATGGCGCGCTCGacggcgggaggtggcggcgcgggcggcggagaggggtaGGGTTTAAGATGGCGCGCGTCTGCTTGCGGTACGCGATCAAGTAGGGACCGGATTCAAATCCAAGGCCCTCGGATTAGCATCTAAAAATTTTAAATGCCCCTACTTggaaaaaaagatttttttGCGTAGATACTATCAAACTACTAGACACCCAAATTTGATTCAGGGTGAAAATCGATTTGAAACATAATCTTATAGGTTGGGACCCGGATTAGACCACCTCATAGAGTTTGTAAACAATCTTGTGAACCATGATCTCGTTGGATGGTGAATTAAAAATAAATGAGTGTAATGCAAAATTGTCTTAGTACGGGCTTGTGTAGGTGTGCCACCACGTGCCAAAGCTGTTGTGACATGGCTCGTGAGATATTTGAACCATTTTTTTTAGGACAAGATATTTGAGCCTAATAGAGCCAACATAAAGCATAATGGGTCTAGTGGGCCATCAAAGCCCATTTATAGCTTATCACATGTAAGAAATATAAAAAAGGCttaaaaatgagaaaaaaatattttggaaaAATAATTTTATGAACAACTAGTTCAAAAAACATCGAGAAAGCAAAAAGAATAAACGTGGAAAATTTATAGAAAACATATGATCATGTATGATGAGCCGTGCTATGATAGCCCATCAtgaatttttttcttccattcCATGCTTGTTCGCTCTCATCAGCGGGCAGCATACAAGTCAGCTGCCTCATCCATCGCCGTGCTGGCACTGTCAGTGTGGTCCCCACCGGAAGAGACGAGCGCCCACGTCGTCCACCGGAAGAGACGAGCGCCCACGTCGTCCATCGGTCACCGGCCACGTCGGCCTCTCACGAGCCCCTCCCGTGCACCCGGCTCATGACCATCTACGGTGACCGACACGCGGGGCCCCGAAAGGACCGGTCCCACACGTCATCCTCGTGcgcgcctccgcgccgcggcaGCGCTCGTCGCGCGGTGGCGT
This sequence is a window from Setaria italica strain Yugu1 chromosome III, Setaria_italica_v2.0, whole genome shotgun sequence. Protein-coding genes within it:
- the LOC101783868 gene encoding glutathione S-transferase 4, producing MARPKVYGWAISPFVSRALLALEEAGVDYELVPMSRPDGDHRRPEHLARNPFGQVPVLEDGDLTLFESRAIARHVFRKHKPELLGAGSLEHSAMVDVWLEVEAHQLHPAAGGVVVECVFAPLLGRARNQAAIDENLGKLKKVLEVYEARLSQSRYLAGDFLSVADLSHFTIMHYFMGTEYAAVVEALPHVRAWWEELAARPAARKVAEFMPLGAGLAKKDE
- the LOC101762960 gene encoding asparagine--tRNA ligase, cytoplasmic 3-like; translated protein: MDDVGARLFRWTTWALVSSGGDHTDSASTAMDEAADLTGREQGHGTFAFLQVTDGSCLATLQVIVQAAVHPLARLTAAGTSVLVEGELRRPPEESKKATVDIELRVDRVIELGETNPATYPLPKGNIALDTLRDVVHLRPRTNTISSVARIRHQLACATHRFFDENGFLYVHTPIITSSDCEGAGEMFQVTTLFHQAEKLEKELKENPAPSKADIEAAKLTVKAKGDAVAQLKTARASSQEVSAAVLELTSAKENVSRLEERSKLKPGIPGKDDGLLLRMTS